The nucleotide sequence TCAAGAAACATTGTAAGGTGTGAAGTTGCAAGCTGAACCTGGCAGAAACTTACgatctgtttctttctttttcagggcTGGTTAAAACCTTATGGCTACTTGCTTCCATGTGACAGCCAGATGTCCGCCTTGCAGGCAGGAAAAGCTGTGCAGTCTGCAGTGGCCACTATGCAACAATTCTATGGGATCCCAGTTCCCATTTTCCTTGTTGGATCTGAGGGAGGTGGGGAATGCAGAAGATGTGCTGGAGGGCCAGGTGTTGTGGTAGGGAAAGGATGACCCAGCCCCAAGCTCAGCTAGCGCAAGCTattggaggggggggagagatgagtgtgtgtgtggagggtgCTGGATCAGGAAAGCCACTTGCAAGCACACAGAGCCCTGAGGGAAGCCCTTCTCTTCAGCCCTTGTTGCATGGCAGAAGGAGGGTGCTGGCATGGGCGGCATGAAACCTCAGCACGCAGGGACGCGAGGCATTTCTGAGGCAAGAGTGAGCTAAAACCTGCTGTTCCCTTTCAGGAAAAGCTTCAGCAACAGTTCGCCAAGTTAAAGAAACTTGACGCAAGACTGATGGCGGGGAGTGACCGTTCTCGCCAGAGATCCTCCAATAACGTGTACTTGGTCACGAAAGAGAAAGCCAGCCTACTGCAGCCTCAAAAACCAGCTGGCCCACCTAcccacaaaagcagaagaaactttCTCCACTCTGGCCAGCACAGAAGGCTGAAAGTGACTCCCTCCAGCGTTGAGGTGGGCAGGGAAGATGCCAAGCTCCCTGGCAGCGTCCATCCTGTGAGGGAGTCCGAGAGAAAGTCACCCATCCCTGCAGACGGTGTATTCAAAGCTGCCGCGGAAGAACAGGCGGCTAGAGAAAACCAGAGGATTGAAGAGATGGCTCGGGCTGTGGTGCGGCAAGTGTTTGAGAGGGTGCAGGCTCTGGACCAGTCTGTCTGCGTCTTAAAGAGGTCTCTCCATGGGATCCAAGAAAGACCATGTGCAAGTGCCGAAAGTGAAGAGCCTTCAGAGGCATCTCCTCTTGACAAAGAGCAGCAAATTGCACTGCTGGCTAAGAAGGTTGTGGCGAGCGTGATGAAGGCCGTTGAGAAGTCCTGGGAATCTGGCACGCCCAGTGCATCTGAGCCAAGGCCAGAAGGCAGCCAGAAGGAGCAACTCTTGGCCAGGAGAGCGTCCCAAGTGGGgaagccaaaagaaaagaaaccgAGGGAAGCCCTTGAGGGAGCATTCTCACAGGCTTCCCTTGACAAGGCCACCAAAGAAGCTGTTGGAAGTGTTTGCGACACTTTGGAATCTTTCGTGGCTTCCCGGGTTGAGCAAGACTTCAACTGCAAGTATTCGGAAATCTTTGCACTTCCCACTCTCGGTCCCTCCAACAGGCAGCCACAGCCATCACAGGTGCCTCCCTCAAGGGAAGGCATGCGGGAAGGGCAGGGACTACAAAGAGCATCAgaagagcagagcccagaagcAAGGCCGAGAGACAAGTTGCCCCTGATCCCACCAGTGCCAGACACTGATGAGGTCTCACGTCTGAGCCGCAGGATTGTGAGGGAGAGATCCAAAAGGCTGTCTCCGAAGTTCAGCGGCTGAACACAGAACTGCAGGCCTATGCCAGAACCATTGTCCTTAATGTGATTGAAGAAGTGAAGGACAAGATGGagagggaaatgaaagcaaaggccTTAGACGCCACTTCAAGCAGCAAAACCGTGGCAAGCGGGATGACGCGCTCCTTATCGGAGCAAAGCTCTAAGTCCACGACTGCACGGATGCTGGAGAAGAACTTGGGAAGGCGTGTCAGCAAACAGCCCGTGCCCAGCAATGGGAAGGAGAGCCGTCCCTCGGAGCACCTCCGAAGAGGCTCTGAGCAAGGTGCTCCCATGGCAGGCTCTTCTGCCCCcacagggcaatcccagaccCAGCTGAGGTCCGAGAGCACCACGGGCACCATCCCTCCCACGGGCCCACAGTTTCTCAGGCAGCCGGCTCCTCCATCTGTTCCGAAGCAGCCTGCCCAGAGCGGAGCACGGAGGCTACGCGTGCGTGTCAGACCGATCCCATTCAATCCTCAGTAGCCTGAGGcggaagcagaaaataaagagattaCATCCAAGTGCTTGCTTGTGCCTCCATTTCTTTaagccaggctgtgctgtgcttgggGATTTTCCCTACACCGTGTGGTGGTgtcacccagctgggcagctgaactccagcaCGAGCACTCTCTCACTCGCCCTCCTcaagcagaaaggggaaaaaataggatAAAACGGGCTGCAGGGTTGCGATAAGAACAGGGAGGCCACTCTCCCATTAGCATCACGGGCAAAACAGGCTCAGCctagggagattaatgtaattcaTGACCTATTAAAAGGGGCTAGAGCAGTGAGatactaaaagcaaactaaaatcACCTTCTCCCTTCCACCCACTTCTACATCCACCCTCCCCCCAGGTGGCTCAGGGGAACATGGagtgggggctgtggtcagccCTTAACGCTTCATCTGCTACGCTCCTACACCGTCACTCTCTGAGTGTGGCTGAGCACAATCTGTTAGGATGGGACATCAcccaaaaggaagaaggaagtgaGGCAAGTGCTCGGCCTCTTGGGATATCGTAGACCCTGCATTGAAGGGTTTAGTGAAAAGGCAaagtttttatatgaaaaattgactggagaaaaagaattaagtGGAACAAGGgagatgaggaaaagctgaggtTGATCAGGAAAGCGTTATTAGAAGCTCCAGTGCTGAGCCTCCCAGATTTAGAAAGacccctttatttatttgtaaatgtttctaACCAAACCGCATATGGAGTACTAACTCAAGAATGgatagccaggcattgcagcactccagtcatgagagtggtcccaccacgtctccgtgatggcaaccaagtcgtaggctgcctgctgcatgatggcttccagctcctcctgtttgttacccatgctgcgtgcattggtgtaaaTGCgcttcagctgggccattgccttatcccccggccttgccattgttccccctggcacagctccaacaatcctcgtttcagccccatcccccttcttacctagtttaaagccctctcaatgagccctgccagctcctggcccaggatccgttttcccctaaaagatagggacccgtctgcggccatcaggccgggtgccgagtaaagtgccccatggttgaaaaaaacaagatttctgtgttggcaccagcccctgagccacgtgtttatcaggtgggttTTCCGTGTCTTCTCTCTGAgaagagagtctcccacaacaataactcttctgtctttcttggtggaggcagtcctgaggcgtggaggcgacctcctcgccctaggcatcctcctgggtacacttgctacctcttcctcacccaccggtctctcaagctccagggcctcaaacctgttgcataagggcacctggcaaggtggggccggaaggggagggcatcgcctgccatgtcgagcagggaccagtttccattcctcctcaactcccagatcccctccctctgcccaacggcgacagggcagggggtccaccctcatttggggtgtctcaccccggtacctctccttgaggccctgcagggagtcgctccaccagtctatctcccgctcacactccctgatatccctcaacctctccagctcctccttgagctccgccaccatgcggaccaggtcatccacctgctcacacctcacgcacgcagtttctctgcctcccgccgatggcagcaacaggctcagacactccctgcatccggtgacctgaactgctgcagttttgaacgggcagtcggtctgggtgtgtaccgacttTCTGGAGAGCacaccgtgcctggtggagaccattatcacctagctGACGGCTGTCCTTACAGGAGGTGTTGGTATGGGCGGGGGGgagcgctctgcccttcctgatCGCCCTGCCTGCGCCAACTGCCGCGCCAACTGCCGCGCCGCACCATGTGCCATGCCATGGCTCCCTCAAGTAGGCTCGATGCCGGCAAAatgagccctgcctggcccgatcccctgctccgctgcagaacgcgtctgccccggagccgatcgcctcggcaaatggcaggGAAATGGCGGTGGCGCCCGATTGAAACAGGCCGCCGttgacgctgctggctccgcctacgcctcatcagcctccctcacaagggctgccgggtcctggcggctccctcaagtaggctcgatgccggaaaaatgagccctgcctggcccgatcccccgctccgctgcagaacgcgtctaccccggagccgatcgcctcggcaaatggcaggGAAATGGCGGTGGCCAAAACCTTACAGCTCATTCTCCTTgttaacaatcggacagtttatgagcctgaaataagGGACCAAATTCatgtcaaggtgtgggactgcaactaaaaatgacaaggttgcagtgggattgctcggcacctggcgagcagtctctgaggcctgaaagagccctgtgggaccacagtcagaaacgtgtggtttgccagacagtgagggagctgcgggctcctttactgatccgactgctatgccatcggcccctctgctgctacagccatctcAGGCCTTTGCTGTTTCGCCCCCggctgacctggacgtgccttttgacccaggcctcttGGCCTTCACAAGGAGATGgctatgcttttcttcgatccgggaagaatgggatacaCAAGGCCCGAAGGcagagttgcttgacaacttaaagcaggacttattgttcaaaaggagtggaaaatggcagcgacttgtttgtaatcaagaaaaggaatggaaaatggagactgttatgTCCTGGAACTTAAAGGATCGTTTGTTactgttagaaatggctcagtcttcccAATAGGATTAAAtcaaaaaataggatttattaaaagaatagaggtaagcaaacagcgctgggtgcaccgggagtctccgctccaccaggatgCACACCActtacatcaagtagctgatttttatgctcctagactaacACATATTCagtactacttctaaaaaaactaggttattataattagcttccagggtccagtccctcctactggagcatgcgcatcagtctctggtggtccctctgggggtctctaggggtctttcatgctgaaggctcgtagtcttcctctccaggtttttttcttgtccttcccctttgcacTCCTTGGCACCGTGTCAAGTTTatacagcatcccctgcaggtcttgtctcctagccgtccttcagcttcttttttttcttcttcttaatctcttggccacctggccagatagcaggggcttgcatagtatcccataacagtcactagttgtttccagttgttctgaaacccccagacctcaaagacttcatacaaacacaaatagctttcttattaaaacattcctcaccagccattcacagggacagtcacacctatagcagtgttaagttaatctcgaagaagacaaaaaaaaaaaggctgtaactgtttagaaatagaagtccggaataacaaaggcaaacaggttcataaatttgaggagtactttctgaagacttgataaattgactagaatgagggggagactgggacacgctgcatctgtggttcaagaattaaattgccactgcaggacccagaggcagacaggactgttctttattgacacgaattgttaaaacattcctcacatcacctttcctgattgtacgtatgtgTAGGCATACTCGGCTTTAGTATGAAGGagcaatgttctgtatgttTAGAAGGTCTGATgtgcgtgtgtgcgtgttggtggagcgtggactccccgcacacccagcgctgtttacttgccttttataccttttatcagtgtaaatattacaaaattcaggtTGAGCTGAGCCTCCAGCAGCGGGCAACGAGCCCGTTCGCTGAGGAGGCGGCAGAGGAAGACCTgactcctcctgcagcagcttcgGTGCTGCAGACGAACACccggcggccgccgcctcctctgcaccctcccctgcctgccggccccggccccggccccgggccccgggccccggccccgcggcagCCCCTCGGCAGCCCCTCcgcctgccccggccccgcggaggAAGAGGCGTAGCCCCGGCCGCCGCCTTTCAGTTGCGGCCTCCCCGCGCAGCCGCAGCCCGAGCCGCCGGCCCGGAGCGCTGGCCGGAGGCCCGCCGCGCTGCCATGGCGCCGAGGCGGTGCCGGGGCCTGGCTGCGGcgggctccctgctgctctgcgcCCTGCTCCGCGCCGCCGCCGACAGCAGCACGGGCCGAGTGGGTGTCAGGGCGCGGGGGCCGGGGCCTGGCCGGGCCGGGgtggggtgctgaggggagcggggcggctCTGGGGCCGGTCGTGCCGCggctgggaggggagcggagcggcccgggggtgggctggggagcggggcggcggctgcccggccccgctgcgcccGGCTTCGGCCACGTCGCTGCTGGCCCGGCCGGAGCATCCCGGTATCTTCCTTCTCTAGGCCCTTGTCCGGCTGCTCTCCGAAGTGGCCGCTCTGGGTTGCTGCGCTCAGGGGCTCAGGGGCTCAGGGGCGCGGTGTCTGTCCGTGGCAGCTTCTGTGCCTGCAGCCGAGCCGGGTGTTTGGGGAGAGCCGGCCCGCGAAGGCAGCTGTGCCTCTTGTTGGTGCTCTGGGCTCCCGGGAGGACCTCGGTGGTGTCCGCGCAGGAGTGGTGTTGTGGCCCTTTGCGTCCCGCCCGTGTCCCGTGTTGGAGCCtggctgggaaggagagggatGCGTAGCACTGCTCGGGGCTGCTTTGGTGCCGTGCTCCACCCTTGCAGCCCAAGGGCAGCTTGTTTTGGTCAGGCTGCTGGTCTGTGTGTGTGGGTTAGAGGCCAGCTCTAGAGCTTTAGTTGCCAAGACGGACGTAGTGTGTTCTCCCAGCAGTTtggcagctggggctgttgGTGCTGCCTGTGTTGCCTATTGCTGCACGTCCATTGACTCGGTGAGGTTTGGCGTGGCTAGCCCTGTGCCGTTACTCAACAAGATCTGTAGATGTTGCAGTAATCGTGGGCTAAGTAGTAAGCACTGAATCGGCCAAATGGGTTTTCTAAAGATTGTAGAAATCTGTCTGTGGCATATGGAGCGCATTGTGCCTGTAGGAGAACACCAAAGCAGTTGGATGTATTTCTTGTTGATGATAAGTACCCCAGGTATCTTGACAGTGCTTGGGGAGCTTGTCAGCTGTCGTATGTTAACTCCTGATTGGTAttgtccaggaaaaaaaaaaaaaaaggctccgGGGCAGGTGAATTAAAAGTTACCGCGACAGCAAGCCTACGCTCATGGCTTGGTGTTTTTTGGTCTTTGCACTTAACAGTGACTGAATGTTCCTTTTTCTCATGGTACTAAAATGACTCAAAAGAAAGTCTTGAATTACTTGGCTGTTTTGGGAAATGCAGGCCTTGGCCTGTAAGTTTGACATGGTTCTCTGTaaagctgtgtgttttggggagggtggggggaaatAAAACTCCGTGAGGAAGCTTGTGATGGCCTGGGGATAGGGTGCACGGG is from Anas acuta chromosome 16, bAnaAcu1.1, whole genome shotgun sequence and encodes:
- the LOC137865473 gene encoding fibrous sheath-interacting protein 2-like; this encodes MAGSDRSRQRSSNNVYLVTKEKASLLQPQKPAGPPTHKSRRNFLHSGQHRRLKVTPSSVEVGREDAKLPGSVHPVRESERKSPIPADGVFKAAAEEQAARENQRIEEMARAVVRQVFERVQALDQSVCVLKRSLHGIQERPCASAESEEPSEASPLDKEQQIALLAKKVVASVMKAVEKSWESGTPSASEPRPEGSQKEQLLARRASQVGKPKEKKPREALEGAFSQASLDKATKEAVGSVCDTLESFVASRVEQDFNCKYSEIFALPTLGPSNRQPQPSQVPPSREGMREGQGLQRASEEQSPEARPRDKLPLIPPVPDTDEVSRLSRRIVRESIQKAVSEVQRLHTELQAYARTIVLNVIEEVKDKMQREMKAKALDATSSSKTLASGVTRSLSEQSSKSATARMLEKNLGRRVSKQSVPSNGKESRPSEHLRRGSEQGAPMAGSSAPTGQSQTQLRSESTTGTIPPTGPQFLRQPAPPSVPKQPAQSGARRLRVRVRPIPFNPQ